A DNA window from Maribellus comscasis contains the following coding sequences:
- the mobA gene encoding conjugal transfer protein MobA, with the protein MKKENMKKHKGGRKRKANPCIHRHSFNLNDKENARFLSLFEASGMKVKANFITACVFEKPVKVVKIDKGTMDFYMRLTNLYGQFRAIGVNYNQVTKAIKNNFSERKALVFLNQLEKATLELVAINKQVMDLTREFEEQWLQK; encoded by the coding sequence ATGAAAAAGGAAAACATGAAAAAACACAAAGGTGGACGAAAGCGAAAAGCAAACCCATGCATCCACCGCCACTCATTTAACCTGAATGATAAAGAAAATGCCCGGTTTCTATCGCTGTTTGAAGCATCGGGAATGAAAGTAAAAGCCAATTTTATAACAGCCTGCGTATTTGAAAAGCCGGTGAAAGTGGTAAAAATTGACAAAGGAACAATGGATTTTTATATGCGTCTGACTAATTTGTATGGGCAATTTCGGGCAATAGGGGTGAATTATAATCAGGTAACCAAAGCCATCAAGAACAATTTTTCGGAGCGAAAAGCCCTGGTATTTTTGAATCAACTGGAAAAAGCCACACTGGAACTGGTTGCAATCAATAAACAGGTGATGGATTTAACCCGCGAATTTGAGGAGCAATGGTTGCAAAAATAA
- a CDS encoding ParA family protein, whose amino-acid sequence MEKETLFIAFSTQKGGVGKTAFTVLMASYLHYVKELETAVVDCDYPQHSIVEMRQRDMEQVMKDNYYKKMAYNQFTTLKRKAYPVEKSLPEDAIKTAETLIENATKQPDIIFFDLPGTLNSKGVVKTLAGMDYIFSPVSADRVVLESTLKFATMLNENLVSVGKGNIKGLHLIWNMVDGREKNELYEVYENVIGELGLNILKTFVPDSKRFRRELTSGHKPVFRSTLFPAHNTLLKGSNLDLLAKEILQTIKQ is encoded by the coding sequence ATGGAAAAGGAAACATTATTTATTGCTTTCAGCACCCAAAAAGGAGGTGTGGGCAAAACCGCTTTTACCGTTTTAATGGCGAGTTATCTGCATTATGTAAAGGAATTGGAAACTGCGGTTGTGGATTGCGACTACCCGCAACACAGTATTGTAGAAATGCGTCAGCGCGATATGGAGCAGGTGATGAAGGATAATTATTATAAGAAAATGGCTTATAACCAGTTTACCACCCTGAAACGTAAAGCCTACCCGGTTGAAAAGAGTTTACCAGAAGATGCTATTAAAACAGCAGAGACATTGATCGAAAATGCAACCAAGCAGCCCGACATTATTTTTTTCGATCTTCCGGGAACACTCAACAGTAAAGGTGTGGTAAAAACTCTGGCTGGTATGGATTATATTTTCTCCCCGGTAAGTGCAGATAGAGTGGTTCTGGAAAGTACCCTGAAATTTGCCACCATGCTCAACGAAAACCTTGTGAGTGTAGGGAAAGGTAACATTAAAGGCTTGCATCTTATCTGGAATATGGTAGACGGACGGGAGAAAAACGAGCTCTACGAAGTTTATGAAAATGTGATTGGCGAACTCGGACTGAATATCCTGAAAACATTTGTTCCAGATTCGAAACGTTTCCGGCGCGAACTTACATCCGGGCATAAACCGGTTTTTCGCTCAACACTGTTTCCTGCCCACAATACATTATTAAAGGGCAGTAACCTCGATTTATTGGCAAAGGAGATTCTGCAAACGATTAAACAATAA
- a CDS encoding DUF3408 domain-containing protein, producing the protein MVRKKINPEEIDEDFLISTIQNEKRASEHKEIKAVHKQSPQINKSSSEYLSLFVRQSDNKARFGKNVPIRQEYHERIQKIVRVIGNDEVSIFNYIDNVLRQHFEDFQKEIVKLYNEKNKDIF; encoded by the coding sequence ATGGTGCGAAAGAAAATTAATCCGGAAGAAATAGACGAAGATTTTTTAATCTCAACGATACAAAACGAGAAGCGGGCTTCTGAACATAAGGAGATAAAAGCGGTTCATAAGCAATCACCTCAAATAAACAAATCTTCATCAGAATATCTGTCGCTGTTTGTAAGGCAATCCGACAATAAAGCACGTTTTGGTAAAAATGTCCCCATTCGGCAGGAATACCACGAACGCATACAAAAAATTGTGCGTGTTATTGGAAATGATGAAGTGTCGATTTTCAATTATATCGATAATGTATTGAGGCAACATTTTGAGGATTTCCAGAAGGAGATCGTTAAACTTTACAATGAAAAAAACAAGGACATTTTTTAA